One region of Salinibacterium sp. TMP30 genomic DNA includes:
- a CDS encoding M20/M25/M40 family metallo-hydrolase, protein MRDPRIDAAREQSISEWQEFCRFPSVAGDRVAIEAAADWLEQKLRRLSKRVERIEIPEYGPVVVAYFPGASDKTLMLYNHYDVQPAGDLDQWVSGPFESEIRDGAMWARGACDDKADVTSRLRALELFMEDHPDGLPYSMIYLADPCEEIGSPGLETVLAENAERLSSDAVLWESYLREDDGRPAVGFGCRGGMEISLSLNILASNQHPSYSQILRSAPLELMRAITSLVDEEGLIAVPGFTDSALRPDAAAKARTQELSLPGDAISLPGISPLKDLSEEELKERFIFAPSMSLAGFDLDPSVRQSIPAGGTARVRFGLVPGMDPHACFESVKSFLGSTAPDIEVELIRTMLPAFSPVDTPFAVSVLEAATKAFEAEPVIYDVMTGSGPGAFFLEHLGAPLISPTGTLRPEGNMHGYNEHGYLEDYLTHIQFTFDLLNNLEANGFANND, encoded by the coding sequence GTGCGCGACCCCCGTATTGATGCTGCTCGCGAGCAGAGCATCAGCGAATGGCAGGAATTCTGTCGCTTCCCCTCCGTGGCGGGCGATCGTGTTGCAATCGAGGCTGCCGCTGACTGGTTGGAGCAGAAACTCCGCCGGCTCAGCAAGCGCGTCGAACGCATCGAGATTCCCGAATACGGTCCGGTCGTCGTCGCCTACTTCCCCGGAGCAAGCGACAAAACGCTGATGCTCTACAACCACTACGACGTGCAGCCTGCTGGCGACCTCGACCAGTGGGTGTCCGGCCCCTTTGAGTCAGAGATCCGCGACGGCGCTATGTGGGCCCGCGGCGCCTGTGACGACAAGGCCGACGTGACGAGCCGTCTGCGGGCGCTCGAACTATTCATGGAAGATCACCCAGACGGACTGCCCTACAGCATGATCTACCTCGCCGACCCGTGTGAAGAGATCGGTAGCCCTGGCCTCGAAACTGTGTTGGCCGAGAACGCCGAACGCCTCAGTTCGGATGCCGTGCTGTGGGAAAGCTACCTGCGAGAAGATGACGGCCGCCCGGCCGTGGGCTTCGGATGCCGCGGTGGCATGGAGATCAGCCTCAGCCTGAATATTTTGGCCTCCAATCAGCACCCCTCGTATTCGCAGATTCTGCGCTCTGCACCGCTGGAGTTGATGCGGGCGATCACGTCACTCGTCGATGAAGAAGGGCTGATCGCGGTTCCCGGATTTACCGACTCCGCGTTGCGCCCCGATGCGGCAGCGAAAGCCCGTACGCAAGAATTGTCGCTACCGGGTGACGCCATTAGTCTTCCCGGAATCAGTCCCCTGAAGGATCTTTCTGAGGAGGAGTTGAAGGAACGCTTCATCTTCGCACCCTCCATGAGCCTCGCGGGTTTCGATCTTGATCCCAGTGTTCGCCAAAGCATCCCTGCTGGGGGAACAGCGCGGGTGCGCTTCGGACTGGTTCCGGGAATGGACCCTCACGCGTGCTTCGAGTCGGTGAAGTCTTTCTTGGGCAGCACTGCGCCCGACATTGAGGTTGAGCTGATCCGCACGATGCTGCCCGCATTTTCTCCCGTTGACACTCCGTTCGCCGTGTCAGTACTTGAGGCCGCAACCAAAGCCTTCGAGGCAGAGCCTGTCATCTACGATGTGATGACTGGTTCCGGGCCCGGAGCATTCTTCCTTGAGCATCTGGGTGCACCCCTGATCTCACCCACCGGAACATTGCGACCGGAGGGAAACATGCACGGCTACAACGAACACGGTTACCTCGAGGACTACCTCACCCATATCCAGTTCACTTTTGACTTGCTCAACAACCTTGAAGCGAATGGGTTCGCGAACAATGACTGA
- a CDS encoding Lrp/AsnC family transcriptional regulator, whose translation MTDSTVENDATTIIDLLVPSIPKVELDSIDLQLIRHLHEDSSISLRSLGALVGMSAPSVGERVARLERTGVIRRRSIEMDWSAMGRPMLVVIPIKITSDAKMLTVIEALQSISSLTEILILSGTYDMMARFRLKDHAELQTLLLEKLGAVPGLQRVEAMISLGRVDDTSPLSHILGIDD comes from the coding sequence ATGACTGATTCGACGGTGGAGAATGACGCCACGACGATCATTGATCTGCTTGTGCCGAGCATTCCGAAGGTCGAACTTGACAGCATCGATCTGCAACTGATCCGCCACTTGCACGAGGATTCCAGCATTTCACTACGCAGCCTTGGCGCTCTTGTGGGGATGTCAGCTCCGAGTGTTGGAGAGCGCGTCGCCCGACTTGAACGCACGGGAGTCATTCGCCGCCGCAGCATTGAGATGGACTGGTCTGCCATGGGCCGACCGATGCTCGTAGTCATTCCGATAAAGATCACGTCTGATGCCAAAATGCTCACCGTGATTGAGGCATTGCAGTCGATTTCGTCGCTGACAGAGATTCTCATTCTGAGTGGCACCTACGACATGATGGCGCGCTTCCGACTCAAGGATCACGCTGAACTGCAGACGCTGCTGCTCGAAAAACTGGGCGCCGTTCCGGGCCTTCAGCGAGTGGAAGCGATGATCAGTCTCGGCCGCGTCGACGACACATCACCACTCAGTCACATCCTCGGCATTGACGACTAA
- a CDS encoding phosphoribosylaminoimidazolesuccinocarboxamide synthase, which produces MSDTVHGSASAWTKSYSGKVRDLYVRADEPQLVLMVASDRVSAFDHVLEPGIPGKGALLTQLSTWWFAQLPDVPNHLADADAGSNVAVEAPAALADRSMVVKRLDMYPVECVMRGYLSGSGWLEYQESQSVCGIALPAGLTDGDRLPEPIYTPAWKAPLGEHDENISFERTVELVGEEVAVALRDASLDIFARASAIAETRGVILADTKFEFGADPETGALVLADEVLTSDSSRYWDAELYAAGGPGRLASFDKQIVRNWLSAHWDKQGTPPELPAEIVEQTAARYRELIERLTA; this is translated from the coding sequence TTGAGTGACACTGTGCACGGTTCCGCGAGCGCCTGGACGAAGTCGTATTCCGGCAAAGTCCGTGACCTGTATGTACGCGCCGACGAGCCACAGCTTGTGCTCATGGTTGCCAGTGATCGGGTCAGTGCGTTTGACCATGTGCTGGAGCCGGGCATCCCGGGCAAGGGTGCACTGCTGACTCAGCTGAGCACATGGTGGTTCGCCCAGTTGCCTGATGTTCCGAACCATTTGGCGGATGCTGATGCGGGTTCGAATGTCGCCGTCGAGGCCCCGGCAGCGTTGGCCGATCGTTCGATGGTTGTGAAGCGTCTCGATATGTACCCCGTGGAGTGCGTTATGCGCGGCTACCTCTCGGGCAGCGGATGGCTGGAGTATCAGGAGTCTCAGAGCGTGTGCGGCATTGCGCTGCCTGCTGGGCTGACTGATGGCGATCGCCTTCCGGAGCCGATTTACACTCCCGCCTGGAAAGCCCCACTGGGTGAGCACGACGAAAACATCAGCTTTGAGCGCACCGTTGAACTCGTCGGCGAAGAGGTTGCTGTGGCGCTTCGGGATGCTTCGCTCGACATTTTTGCACGGGCCTCCGCCATCGCGGAGACTCGCGGCGTGATTCTCGCCGACACCAAGTTCGAATTCGGCGCTGACCCGGAGACCGGTGCTCTCGTTCTGGCCGACGAAGTGCTCACGAGCGACTCAAGTCGCTACTGGGATGCCGAACTCTATGCCGCCGGTGGCCCCGGTCGTCTCGCAAGTTTCGATAAGCAGATCGTGCGGAACTGGCTTTCGGCCCACTGGGACAAGCAGGGAACGCCGCCCGAGCTGCCCGCGGAGATCGTGGAGCAGACTGCTGCCCGGTATCGCGAGCTGATTGAGCGGCTGACGGCGTAG
- a CDS encoding sterol carrier family protein, protein MAQLKIAAIAGEASIRMVQDGRADRDATATAVRYLLQVLGRDAEGNSVEVRVPPHGAVQAIEGPNHTRGTPPNVVEMDAETWIALATGTRQWAEALDSGDISASGSRADLSEYLPLAWERIAP, encoded by the coding sequence ATGGCACAGCTGAAGATTGCCGCAATTGCTGGCGAAGCAAGCATTCGAATGGTCCAAGACGGTAGAGCCGATCGCGATGCGACTGCCACCGCCGTGCGCTATCTCTTGCAGGTTCTGGGCAGAGACGCCGAAGGCAACTCCGTAGAAGTGCGAGTTCCACCCCATGGAGCCGTGCAGGCAATTGAGGGCCCCAACCACACTCGTGGCACACCACCCAATGTTGTTGAAATGGATGCCGAAACCTGGATCGCACTGGCGACCGGAACGCGCCAATGGGCCGAAGCTCTCGACTCTGGCGATATCAGTGCGTCGGGTTCGCGCGCCGACCTCAGTGAATACTTACCGCTGGCGTGGGAGAGAATAGCTCCGTGA
- the purF gene encoding amidophosphoribosyltransferase gives MCGIVGIVSSQPVNQQVYDALLLLQHRGQDSTGIATADGSTLHLQKANGQVREAYRTRDMRNLVGTSGLGHVRYATKGNAFNENEAQPFYVNAPYGIILVHNGNLTNTQQLTDELFRIDRRHLNTTSDTELLVNVLANELQEQVSGLDLDPEQVFTAISRVHDRVEGSYAAIALIAGHGLLAFRDPYGIRPLVLGRRQTGLVGNEWIVASESLVLESAGYELVRDVAPGEAIFITPDGEMFSKQCAKAPVLIPCSFEYVYLARPDSIMNGISVYEARLRLGNKLADTIAKYTPMGDIDVVMPIPDSARPAAMQVAQKLGVEYREGFYKNRYVGRTFIMPGQAERKKSVKQKLNAMGSEFKGKNILIVDDSIVRGTTSKEIVQMAREAGANKVTFTSAAPPVRFPHVYGINMPTRAELVGHGRKIPEIAMELGADALIYQEVEDMQAAIIEGSQVTSLEMSCFTGDYISGNITPAYLDWLEKTQLS, from the coding sequence ATGTGCGGCATTGTCGGTATCGTCTCGTCTCAACCCGTCAACCAGCAGGTCTACGACGCACTGCTGCTCCTGCAGCACCGCGGTCAAGACTCCACGGGAATCGCCACTGCCGACGGCAGCACCCTGCACTTGCAGAAAGCAAACGGTCAAGTGCGAGAGGCGTACCGCACTCGCGATATGCGTAACCTCGTCGGAACGTCGGGCCTCGGGCATGTTCGTTACGCCACGAAGGGCAATGCTTTCAATGAGAATGAAGCGCAGCCGTTCTATGTGAACGCGCCCTACGGCATCATCCTCGTTCACAACGGCAACCTCACGAACACGCAGCAGCTCACCGATGAACTATTCCGCATTGACCGCCGTCACCTCAACACCACGAGTGACACCGAACTTCTCGTGAACGTGCTGGCCAACGAACTTCAAGAGCAAGTATCGGGCCTTGATCTTGACCCCGAGCAGGTCTTCACCGCCATCTCCCGCGTACACGACCGTGTTGAGGGTTCCTATGCCGCGATTGCTCTGATCGCTGGCCACGGCTTGCTCGCCTTCCGTGACCCCTACGGCATCCGCCCCCTCGTTTTGGGCCGACGCCAGACTGGTCTCGTGGGCAACGAATGGATTGTGGCATCCGAATCTCTCGTTCTCGAAAGCGCCGGTTACGAACTGGTTCGGGATGTCGCCCCCGGCGAAGCAATCTTCATTACGCCCGACGGTGAGATGTTCTCGAAGCAGTGCGCGAAAGCACCCGTGCTGATTCCGTGCTCGTTCGAATACGTCTATCTCGCTCGCCCCGACTCGATCATGAACGGCATCTCGGTTTACGAGGCTCGCCTGCGTCTGGGCAACAAGCTGGCCGACACCATCGCCAAGTACACACCCATGGGTGATATCGACGTTGTTATGCCGATTCCAGATTCCGCACGACCCGCAGCAATGCAGGTCGCCCAGAAACTGGGTGTCGAATACCGCGAAGGTTTCTACAAGAACCGTTACGTCGGGCGCACCTTCATCATGCCCGGTCAGGCCGAACGCAAGAAAAGCGTCAAGCAGAAGCTCAACGCGATGGGCAGCGAGTTCAAGGGCAAGAACATCCTGATCGTCGACGACTCGATTGTGCGCGGCACCACCTCAAAAGAGATTGTGCAGATGGCCCGTGAAGCCGGAGCAAACAAGGTAACCTTCACGTCGGCAGCACCACCCGTACGTTTCCCTCACGTCTATGGCATCAACATGCCGACCCGCGCAGAACTTGTCGGTCATGGCCGCAAGATTCCTGAGATCGCGATGGAGTTGGGTGCCGATGCACTCATCTATCAAGAGGTTGAAGACATGCAAGCCGCGATCATCGAAGGCTCGCAGGTGACGTCGCTCGAAATGAGTTGCTTCACTGGCGACTACATTTCAGGCAACATCACGCCCGCGTACCTCGATTGGCTCGAAAAAACCCAACTGAGCTAG
- a CDS encoding ABC transporter substrate-binding protein: protein MKTARFGIGVVALVSVVSLTLAGCASSDGGGSGDTNKIITTNGSEPLGPLITVGTTETGGGKILTSIYAGLVSYEADGSIRNDVAKSIESSDGQNWTVTLNDGWTFTNGEAVTASSFVDAWNYGAKFSNAQASSYFFDDIEGFSYEADSELTGLSVVDDLTFDVTLVAPEADWPLRLGYTAFMPLPSAAFDDLEAFGENPIGNGPYMMDGAGAWQHDEQIALVTNPDYDGVRKPANGGVTFKFYTSQDAAYADVLGGNLDVLDAVPDSAFELFQDEFGDRALNQPAAIFQAFNIPYYLDHFSGEEGKLRRAAISMSINREEITDVIFQGTRTPATDFTSPVIDGYSSSLEGADVLTFNPEEAQKLWAEADAIAPFGDATFDLAYNADGGHQGWVDAVANSIKNTLGINAIGKSYPDFKSSLEDRVAGTLTGATRAGWQADYPSLYNFLAPLYQTGAGSNYEGYSSSEFDGILKEGAAAQTVEDATALYQQAQEVLLKDLPSIPLWYSNATGVYADTVSNVEFGWDSVPLYYQVTKG from the coding sequence ATGAAGACAGCACGTTTCGGGATCGGCGTTGTAGCGCTGGTCTCTGTTGTCTCGCTCACTCTCGCTGGCTGCGCAAGCAGCGATGGCGGAGGCTCGGGCGACACCAACAAGATCATCACCACCAACGGAAGCGAGCCGCTTGGCCCGCTGATCACCGTCGGCACCACCGAGACCGGCGGCGGAAAGATCCTGACGTCCATCTACGCGGGTCTGGTTTCGTATGAGGCAGACGGAAGCATCCGCAACGACGTCGCGAAGTCGATTGAGTCGTCGGATGGCCAAAACTGGACTGTCACGCTCAACGACGGGTGGACGTTCACCAATGGTGAAGCGGTAACCGCTAGCTCGTTCGTAGATGCGTGGAATTATGGCGCGAAGTTCAGCAATGCACAGGCTTCGTCGTACTTCTTCGACGACATCGAGGGCTTCAGCTACGAAGCTGACTCAGAATTGACCGGACTCAGCGTCGTCGATGACCTTACGTTCGATGTCACTCTTGTTGCTCCCGAAGCTGACTGGCCACTGCGCCTCGGTTACACCGCGTTCATGCCCTTGCCCTCGGCCGCTTTTGATGACCTTGAGGCTTTCGGAGAGAACCCCATCGGTAACGGTCCCTACATGATGGATGGTGCAGGCGCGTGGCAGCACGACGAGCAGATCGCTCTTGTGACGAACCCCGACTATGACGGTGTGCGCAAGCCCGCCAACGGTGGAGTCACTTTCAAGTTCTACACCTCACAGGATGCTGCCTATGCAGACGTTCTTGGTGGAAACCTTGACGTTCTCGATGCAGTTCCTGACAGCGCATTCGAGCTGTTCCAGGATGAGTTCGGCGACCGCGCCCTCAACCAACCAGCAGCAATTTTCCAGGCGTTCAACATTCCTTACTACCTTGACCACTTCAGTGGCGAAGAAGGAAAGCTGCGTCGCGCTGCTATCTCGATGTCGATTAACCGTGAGGAGATCACTGACGTGATCTTCCAAGGAACTCGCACGCCGGCCACCGACTTCACGTCTCCCGTGATCGATGGCTACTCCAGCTCGCTTGAGGGTGCCGACGTCTTGACGTTCAACCCTGAGGAAGCTCAGAAGCTGTGGGCCGAAGCAGACGCCATCGCACCGTTCGGTGACGCCACATTCGACCTCGCATACAACGCAGATGGTGGACATCAGGGGTGGGTTGATGCTGTCGCGAACAGCATCAAGAACACCCTCGGCATCAACGCCATCGGCAAGTCGTACCCCGACTTCAAGTCATCGCTCGAAGACCGCGTAGCGGGCACCCTCACCGGTGCAACTCGCGCCGGTTGGCAGGCTGACTACCCGTCGCTGTACAACTTCCTTGCACCCCTCTACCAGACCGGTGCTGGTTCGAACTATGAGGGCTACAGCAGCTCAGAGTTCGACGGAATCCTGAAGGAGGGTGCAGCTGCTCAGACTGTTGAAGACGCAACCGCGCTCTACCAGCAGGCACAGGAAGTCTTGTTGAAGGATCTGCCTAGCATTCCGTTGTGGTATTCCAACGCAACCGGTGTTTACGCAGACACCGTGAGCAACGTCGAGTTCGGTTGGGATTCAGTTCCGCTGTACTACCAGGTCACCAAGGGCTAA
- the purD gene encoding phosphoribosylamine--glycine ligase, giving the protein MRILVLGSGAREHAIVTSLLSEEEAHEITAAPGNAGIASVVETVALDPTRGSVVTEYALDNDIELVIIGPEAPLVAGVADDLRRRGIAVFGPGKAAAALEGSKTFAKRIMDVANVPTGRAHRAGSLDEALEALDEFGSPYVVKADGLAAGKGVLVTGDRNAAVDHATYWLGHGSILIEEYLAGEEVSLFLLSDGHNVVPLSPAQDYKRAYDGDNGPNTGGMGAYSPLNWLPENFVDEVIDTIALPTIRQLASEQTPFIGLLYCGLIVTREGIRVIEFNARFGDPETQVVLPRLVTPLSSLLYAASTGGLPDHATPDFTDDVAVTVVLASEGYPENPKIGRPITGLDAALAVPGITIAHAATAKKGDEFVATGGRVLSVVATGESFAVARARAYEALGHIHLEGSHFRSDIALRVAQ; this is encoded by the coding sequence GTGCGAATTCTTGTTCTTGGTTCCGGTGCTCGCGAGCACGCGATTGTTACGTCTCTTCTGAGTGAAGAAGAGGCCCACGAAATCACGGCCGCGCCCGGCAATGCGGGTATTGCGTCTGTGGTTGAGACGGTGGCGCTCGACCCGACTCGGGGCAGCGTCGTCACCGAGTACGCCCTCGACAACGACATCGAGCTCGTCATCATTGGGCCCGAAGCTCCCCTCGTTGCCGGAGTTGCTGACGACCTTCGACGCCGCGGAATCGCGGTGTTCGGCCCCGGCAAAGCTGCTGCTGCGCTTGAGGGCAGCAAGACTTTCGCGAAGCGCATCATGGATGTCGCCAACGTGCCCACGGGTCGCGCCCACCGCGCTGGTTCGCTCGACGAAGCACTTGAGGCTCTCGACGAATTCGGGTCACCCTACGTTGTTAAGGCCGATGGTCTCGCGGCAGGCAAGGGCGTTCTTGTCACCGGCGATCGCAACGCGGCTGTCGACCACGCGACTTACTGGCTCGGCCACGGCAGTATTCTCATCGAGGAGTATCTTGCGGGCGAAGAGGTTTCCCTTTTCTTGCTCAGCGACGGTCACAATGTTGTGCCCCTGTCACCGGCGCAGGATTACAAGCGTGCGTACGACGGCGACAACGGCCCCAACACCGGCGGAATGGGCGCATACTCGCCGCTGAACTGGCTGCCCGAGAATTTCGTCGACGAAGTGATCGACACCATTGCGTTGCCCACGATCCGTCAGCTTGCGAGCGAGCAAACACCCTTCATCGGGTTGCTCTACTGCGGGCTCATTGTCACTCGGGAGGGCATCCGTGTGATCGAGTTCAACGCTCGCTTCGGTGACCCCGAGACGCAGGTTGTGTTGCCGCGCCTCGTTACTCCGCTGAGCTCGCTGCTGTATGCCGCATCGACCGGCGGTCTCCCCGACCACGCCACGCCTGACTTTACTGATGACGTCGCTGTGACGGTCGTGCTTGCCAGCGAGGGGTACCCCGAAAACCCCAAAATTGGTCGCCCGATTACTGGTTTGGATGCGGCGCTCGCTGTTCCCGGAATCACTATCGCCCATGCGGCCACCGCCAAAAAGGGTGACGAGTTTGTCGCCACCGGCGGTCGCGTGCTCAGCGTTGTCGCGACTGGCGAATCGTTTGCCGTCGCTCGCGCCCGTGCCTACGAAGCACTCGGGCACATCCACCTTGAGGGCAGCCACTTCCGCAGCGACATCGCCCTGCGCGTCGCCCAGTGA
- a CDS encoding pyridoxal phosphate-dependent aminotransferase: protein MRIDDSWRDLAAPDFSLYAGLDPKRRIMMMGADPFAPDKCLPDHVIDATKQALDDGKTHYSLDNGYAEPRLKAALVNKLRDFNGMEIDPETELMVGPSSAFTLFLSIRICIRPGQGDEVLVTSPGFAENINDIHQMGAVCVQVPTYEEDGFKLRMDEFRSRITERTRAIVITNPNNPTTTVYTRENLLELAALAEEFDLGVIVDQDFERQVYDGAEFVNFATLPGMRERTLTVFGTSKDLGLTGFRVGYLVAPAEIMPMLKIATFNYVGPTNTFAQYGVAAAYENPAYTEEWFKIYDQRRHAIFDALTGIPGVGVSMPEGGFYHWVNTSKLGTSLEVVKHLVTTQQLGVSPGTWFGDVGEGYVRVMYGSNGSDEVFREGVARLASGLRALAESKGLTAAVA from the coding sequence GTGCGCATCGATGATTCGTGGCGAGACCTCGCAGCACCAGACTTTTCCCTCTATGCGGGGCTCGACCCCAAACGTCGGATCATGATGATGGGAGCAGACCCTTTCGCTCCCGACAAGTGCCTGCCAGACCACGTCATCGACGCCACGAAGCAGGCCCTCGATGACGGCAAAACTCACTACTCTCTCGACAACGGTTACGCCGAGCCTCGCCTGAAGGCGGCACTGGTTAACAAGCTGCGCGACTTCAACGGGATGGAGATCGACCCCGAAACTGAGTTGATGGTTGGCCCCAGCTCCGCGTTTACTCTCTTCCTCTCGATTCGCATCTGTATCCGCCCCGGTCAGGGTGATGAGGTGCTGGTGACGAGTCCCGGTTTTGCGGAGAACATCAATGATATCCACCAGATGGGTGCGGTGTGCGTGCAGGTGCCAACGTACGAAGAAGACGGTTTTAAGCTGCGGATGGATGAATTCCGCTCGCGCATCACGGAGCGCACCCGCGCCATCGTCATCACGAACCCCAACAACCCCACCACCACGGTGTACACGCGCGAGAACCTGTTGGAACTCGCGGCGCTTGCTGAAGAGTTCGATCTCGGCGTGATCGTTGACCAAGACTTCGAGCGTCAGGTGTACGACGGAGCCGAGTTCGTGAACTTCGCCACTCTGCCCGGCATGCGTGAGCGCACCCTGACGGTATTCGGCACGTCTAAAGACTTAGGGCTCACGGGCTTTCGTGTTGGCTACCTGGTGGCGCCGGCCGAGATCATGCCAATGCTCAAGATTGCGACCTTCAACTACGTTGGCCCCACTAATACTTTCGCCCAGTATGGGGTTGCGGCTGCCTACGAGAACCCGGCCTACACCGAGGAGTGGTTCAAGATTTATGACCAGCGCCGCCACGCAATTTTCGACGCACTCACCGGCATCCCCGGCGTCGGTGTCTCGATGCCCGAGGGAGGTTTCTACCACTGGGTCAACACCTCCAAACTCGGAACATCACTCGAAGTCGTCAAGCACCTCGTGACTACCCAACAGCTGGGGGTCTCTCCAGGAACCTGGTTTGGTGACGTCGGTGAAGGCTACGTTCGCGTGATGTACGGCTCGAATGGCAGCGACGAGGTCTTCCGGGAAGGTGTCGCGCGCCTGGCTTCCGGCCTGCGAGCGCTTGCCGAGAGCAAGGGACTCACCGCAGCCGTAGCCTAG
- a CDS encoding Xaa-Pro peptidase family protein has translation MTSAPILMFSSTMSADMRHVITHEVHDPFLYIEVDGKRYTAIKSLEAARMSEVENMTVFPLEALFFDDFRAAGQSPELAELNTLVEACRRTGVSSAIVPATFPLGVADHLRANGIELTVDNNVFEMRRRIKSPAELAGMRRAQIAAEAGVAHVATQMEAAEIGADGGLLIDGKPLTCEDLKTGIRAAFLRNGCEDAGLIVAHGEQTCIGHHAGSGQIFEGEPVTVDICPRDTESGGNSDMTRTFVKGEVNEELATYWRIVKEAFDNTLAAIRPGLPVAELHRISCEPISNAGYPTQLTKKPGEVLTEGYFHSLGHGIGLEVHEAPGLGQNDAVLVAGDVIAIEPGCYRQGFGGVRLEDIVLVTETGAELITDYPYELTPVAISRGV, from the coding sequence ATGACGAGCGCGCCAATCCTCATGTTTTCGAGCACGATGTCAGCAGACATGCGACATGTAATCACCCACGAGGTTCACGACCCATTCCTCTACATCGAGGTCGACGGTAAGCGTTACACCGCAATCAAGTCACTTGAGGCCGCACGGATGTCTGAAGTGGAGAACATGACCGTGTTCCCCCTTGAAGCTCTCTTCTTCGACGACTTCCGTGCCGCGGGCCAAAGCCCCGAGCTCGCCGAACTCAACACTCTGGTAGAAGCCTGCCGCCGCACTGGCGTGAGCAGCGCCATCGTTCCCGCCACTTTTCCGCTGGGCGTCGCCGACCACCTTCGCGCCAACGGAATCGAACTCACCGTCGACAACAATGTCTTCGAAATGCGTCGCCGCATAAAGTCACCCGCTGAACTTGCCGGGATGCGCCGCGCACAGATCGCTGCTGAAGCTGGCGTTGCTCACGTTGCCACACAAATGGAAGCCGCCGAGATCGGCGCCGATGGTGGACTACTCATCGACGGCAAACCACTCACCTGCGAAGACCTGAAGACGGGCATCCGCGCCGCCTTCCTGCGTAACGGCTGCGAAGATGCCGGCCTGATCGTGGCTCACGGCGAGCAGACCTGCATTGGTCACCACGCTGGTTCGGGCCAGATCTTCGAGGGTGAACCCGTCACCGTTGACATCTGCCCGCGCGACACCGAGTCAGGCGGCAACTCAGACATGACACGCACCTTCGTCAAGGGTGAAGTCAACGAAGAGTTGGCCACCTACTGGCGCATCGTCAAGGAAGCATTCGACAACACGCTCGCCGCGATTCGCCCGGGCCTTCCGGTTGCCGAACTTCACCGCATCTCGTGCGAGCCGATCAGCAACGCCGGCTACCCCACGCAACTCACCAAGAAGCCGGGCGAAGTGCTCACCGAGGGCTACTTCCACAGCCTCGGCCACGGCATCGGCCTCGAAGTTCACGAAGCTCCCGGTCTTGGCCAGAACGACGCCGTGCTTGTTGCTGGTGACGTCATCGCGATCGAACCCGGCTGCTACCGCCAAGGCTTCGGCGGCGTACGACTCGAAGACATTGTGCTCGTCACTGAAACCGGTGCCGAACTCATCACCGACTACCCGTACGAGCTCACCCCCGTCGCGATCTCGCGAGGAGTCTAA